Proteins encoded within one genomic window of Tolypothrix bouteillei VB521301:
- a CDS encoding plasmid replication protein, CyRepA1 family has product MYSHDLHNQHLEELVNGSGINLDISKLNFKSLQGNTAYQYLLISEHLPRTNTGMVRSSWLQRYEHIADGGWWCSGLDPLNHWKAMEWGCFKPNQPRMNENCKSIKYEHPPSTPTRVFCLRVPLCVWQQVSQRYNVAMPERINLNPNGEAEGFWSWVMERNVPVIICEGVKKAAALLTQGYAAIGIPGITNGYRVVRDEFGKVVSRQLIPDLGAFTITKRTFYICFDFETQPKKIVTVNNAISQLGFLFQKRNCPVQVVELPGMEKGVDDLIVAKGASAFESIYRNSIDLEVYLAHTKPHTELTIPAALTINRPYLGEIPFPTSGLVGVKSAKGTGKTTALQSVVNRAKSQNQPVLLMTHRIQLGRFLCEKIGIPWGLGKGDKGDKGDKGDKVDKGDKIELFSVMSSSHISSSHQSLIPNRQSLGLCIDSIWRLNPEEWQGAIFILDEVEQSLWHLLNSSTCKDKRVKILKIFQELISTVLKTGGLVIAQDADLSDVSLEYLQGLAGIKVVPWIAINQWKPHQGWDTTFYDSPNPTPLIHQLELDLMTGYKCYVTTDSRSGRYSCETIERYLRERLARLQHKFPNTLVVSSHTTNTPGHAAVDFVASINQKVAAYDTIFVTPSLGTGISIDVRHFDRVYGIFQGVVPDFDARQALARVRDNIPRFIWCAKRGIGLIGSGSTNYRSLSCWYQDNQKENLALLSPLHKIDVDLPLVYDPIHLRTWSKLAARVNASITFYRQSMKEGLIADGHPVSMRSNDTQKNIIRDLRFAFLATDRNDITTRKRLILEIVKVQKDWSQSRKNTQEIDRKIREIKRQNQLTLATAVANAQDINDLAYAQLLTKHSLTNEERHKISKYVLKQKYGIEVTPELKLRDDKGYYCQLLSHYYLTHESNYFHLKDKQEFHQQLSWGDGKVFLPDLKTYTLKIEALRALGMLKFLEPERKFTENDADLILLKNISLQCSKHIRRTLGINIETGTKSVSAVRILERLLNLLGLKLKRIDIEAYQINRETLYDERQKIFAVWHQRDELMLLNISGVKEEKTHTFLNEKLELIKLSF; this is encoded by the coding sequence ATGTACTCGCACGACTTACACAACCAACACCTTGAAGAATTAGTCAATGGTAGTGGTATAAACTTAGACATTAGTAAACTCAATTTTAAATCTCTTCAAGGCAATACTGCTTATCAATATTTGTTAATTTCCGAACATTTACCCCGCACGAACACCGGGATGGTTAGGAGTAGCTGGTTGCAACGTTACGAACACATTGCAGACGGCGGTTGGTGGTGTTCGGGTCTCGATCCATTGAATCATTGGAAGGCTATGGAGTGGGGATGCTTTAAGCCAAACCAACCCCGCATGAATGAAAATTGCAAGTCTATCAAGTACGAGCATCCCCCGAGTACTCCAACACGAGTCTTTTGTCTGCGAGTCCCACTTTGTGTTTGGCAGCAAGTTTCTCAGCGTTACAACGTGGCTATGCCCGAGCGTATCAACCTCAATCCTAATGGTGAAGCAGAAGGTTTTTGGTCTTGGGTGATGGAACGCAATGTACCCGTGATTATTTGTGAAGGGGTCAAGAAAGCAGCAGCACTGTTAACTCAAGGATATGCAGCAATAGGCATTCCCGGAATTACAAACGGTTATCGCGTTGTTAGAGATGAATTTGGAAAAGTCGTCAGTCGCCAACTTATTCCGGATCTAGGCGCATTCACCATCACCAAGCGGACATTTTATATTTGCTTTGATTTTGAAACTCAACCAAAGAAAATCGTAACTGTAAACAACGCTATTTCTCAATTAGGATTTTTATTTCAAAAAAGAAATTGTCCCGTTCAAGTCGTTGAACTTCCTGGAATGGAGAAAGGCGTAGATGACTTGATCGTTGCTAAAGGTGCAAGTGCTTTTGAATCCATTTATCGCAACAGCATTGATTTAGAAGTCTACCTTGCTCATACCAAACCTCATACTGAATTGACTATTCCAGCTGCACTCACTATCAACCGTCCTTATTTGGGAGAAATACCTTTTCCCACTTCTGGGTTAGTTGGAGTGAAATCAGCAAAAGGAACGGGGAAAACCACAGCACTCCAATCTGTTGTAAATCGAGCAAAAAGTCAAAATCAACCTGTTTTATTAATGACTCATAGGATTCAACTCGGACGATTTTTATGTGAAAAAATTGGTATTCCGTGGGGATTGGGGAAAGGAGACAAGGGAGACAAGGGGGACAAGGGAGACAAGGTGGACAAGGGGGACAAGATAGAGCTATTTTCTGTTATGTCTTCATCTCATATCTCTTCATCTCACCAGTCCCTCATTCCCAACCGCCAATCTCTCGGTCTGTGTATCGATTCCATTTGGAGACTGAATCCTGAAGAATGGCAAGGTGCAATCTTTATTTTGGATGAAGTCGAACAGTCATTATGGCATCTACTCAATAGCAGTACTTGTAAGGATAAACGAGTCAAAATTTTAAAAATATTTCAGGAATTAATTTCAACTGTATTAAAAACAGGGGGTTTGGTTATAGCGCAAGACGCTGACTTATCAGACGTTTCTTTAGAATATTTACAGGGATTGGCAGGAATTAAGGTAGTTCCTTGGATTGCAATTAATCAATGGAAACCACATCAAGGTTGGGATACCACTTTTTATGATTCTCCCAATCCAACTCCTTTGATTCATCAACTAGAATTAGATTTAATGACAGGATACAAATGTTATGTAACAACTGATAGTCGTTCCGGGCGTTATAGTTGTGAAACCATTGAACGTTACTTGAGAGAGCGTTTGGCGAGATTGCAGCATAAATTTCCCAATACTCTCGTTGTTAGCAGCCATACAACTAACACACCCGGTCATGCAGCTGTTGATTTTGTAGCATCTATCAATCAAAAAGTTGCTGCGTATGACACCATTTTTGTCACTCCTAGTTTGGGTACGGGAATTAGTATTGACGTGCGGCATTTTGATAGAGTTTATGGTATTTTTCAAGGAGTGGTTCCTGATTTTGATGCACGACAAGCATTAGCAAGAGTCCGCGATAATATACCCCGTTTTATTTGGTGTGCTAAGCGAGGAATTGGGTTGATTGGAAGTGGTAGCACAAATTATCGATCGCTTTCCTGTTGGTATCAGGACAATCAAAAAGAAAACTTAGCTTTGCTAAGTCCATTACATAAAATTGATGTAGATTTACCTTTAGTTTACGATCCCATTCATCTACGTACTTGGTCAAAGTTAGCAGCAAGAGTGAATGCGTCTATCACCTTTTACCGCCAATCCATGAAGGAAGGCTTGATTGCGGATGGACACCCGGTTTCCATGCGAAGTAATGATACGCAAAAGAATATTATTAGAGATTTACGTTTTGCCTTTTTAGCAACCGATCGCAACGATATAACAACTCGGAAAAGATTAATTTTAGAAATTGTAAAAGTACAGAAGGATTGGTCGCAAAGTCGGAAGAATACACAAGAAATCGACCGGAAAATTAGAGAAATCAAGCGACAAAACCAATTGACATTGGCAACGGCTGTAGCTAATGCACAAGATATTAATGACTTAGCATACGCACAACTTCTGACCAAACACTCTTTAACGAATGAGGAACGTCACAAAATTAGCAAGTATGTTCTCAAACAAAAGTACGGGATTGAAGTGACTCCAGAATTGAAGCTAAGGGACGATAAAGGATATTACTGTCAATTACTTTCTCACTACTACCTCACCCATGAAAGCAATTACTTTCATCTGAAAGACAAGCAAGAGTTCCATCAGCAGTTATCTTGGGGTGATGGTAAAGTTTTTTTACCAGATTTAAAAACTTACACTCTTAAAATAGAAGCATTAAGAGCTTTAGGAATGCTGAAATTTTTGGAACCAGAAAGAAAATTTACTGAAAATGATGCAGATTTAATATTGCTCAAAAATATTTCACTTCAATGTAGCAAACACATTCGCAGAACGCTGGGAATTAATATTGAGACGGGTACAAAGAGTGTTTCAGCCGTAAGAATACTGGAGAGGTTATTGAATTTATTGGGCTTAAAGCTTAAGCGAATTGATATTGAGGCGTATCAAATTAATAGAGAAACGCTTTATGATGAGCGGCAAAAAATATTTGCTGTCTGGCATCAGCGAGATGAGTTGATGTTGTTAAATATCAGTGGTGTAAAAGAGGAAAAAACTCATACGTTTTTGAATGAAAAGTTGGAGCTTATAAAATTGTCTTTTTGA
- a CDS encoding M50 family metallopeptidase — MSNFGKDFEPLLAREAPQAIDRMGFTWLIAAAAATIVLWQVPGGDYILYPFSILATWFHEMAHGIVALLLGGNFQQLKVFPDGSGVAYHSGALYLGPIGRALVAAAGPMGPPIAGAALILASRSFKTANLSLKILGGFLLLSTVIWVRSLFGIVAIPLLGLIILGIALKAPHWVQGFVIQFLGVQACVSTYHQLNYLLSASAGPGLLSDSAQIQQQLLLPYWFWGGLMAIASLVILVQSLRLAYRSS; from the coding sequence ATGAGCAACTTTGGGAAAGATTTTGAACCCCTGCTAGCCCGAGAAGCCCCACAAGCAATTGACCGCATGGGATTTACTTGGTTAATTGCAGCTGCTGCAGCCACTATTGTGCTGTGGCAGGTTCCCGGAGGAGATTACATTTTATACCCATTTTCTATCCTGGCAACTTGGTTCCATGAAATGGCTCACGGGATCGTGGCGCTTCTTTTGGGAGGCAATTTTCAGCAGTTAAAGGTTTTTCCTGATGGCTCTGGTGTCGCATATCATAGTGGTGCGTTATACTTAGGACCAATTGGTCGCGCTTTGGTTGCAGCCGCAGGACCGATGGGACCTCCAATCGCAGGTGCAGCCCTAATTCTTGCTTCCCGCAGTTTTAAAACTGCAAATCTCAGTTTAAAGATTTTAGGGGGTTTCTTGCTCCTCTCAACAGTTATATGGGTGCGATCGCTGTTTGGAATTGTAGCAATTCCCCTTTTAGGTTTAATTATCCTTGGTATTGCCCTAAAAGCTCCTCATTGGGTACAAGGATTTGTCATTCAATTTCTTGGCGTACAAGCGTGTGTAAGTACGTACCACCAACTCAATTATTTATTAAGTGCTTCTGCTGGTCCCGGTTTGCTTTCTGATTCAGCACAAATACAGCAGCAGTTGCTTTTACCCTATTGGTTTTGGGGCGGTTTGATGGCGATCGCATCTCTGGTTATTTTGGTACAAAGTCTTCGTTTGGCTTATCGTTCAAGCTAA
- a CDS encoding FHA domain-containing protein, producing MIKLILLHSLQSLPAQSWTFEDEPIIRIGRATDNHVVLYSAVVSRHHVEVRRVNKGWEIVSVGANGTYVDGERIDQVAVSDGVIFRLARSGPQIQIRLNNS from the coding sequence GTGATTAAACTCATCCTGTTACATTCATTGCAATCTCTCCCGGCTCAAAGTTGGACTTTTGAAGATGAACCCATCATCCGCATCGGACGGGCGACGGATAATCATGTTGTTCTCTACAGTGCCGTGGTTTCCCGCCATCACGTTGAGGTAAGACGGGTAAATAAGGGCTGGGAAATTGTCAGCGTAGGTGCAAATGGAACTTATGTGGATGGAGAACGCATCGACCAAGTAGCGGTTAGCGATGGAGTCATCTTTCGCCTTGCTCGTTCCGGTCCTCAAATCCAAATCCGCCTTAATAATTCGTAA
- the pgl gene encoding 6-phosphogluconolactonase, which yields MSKKVEVLTDRAALVSQALELIISKIETAIAEQGRFTIALAGGSTPKPLYEAIASRNLPWDKIHVFWGDERYVPPDHPDSNQLMARRAWLDRVEIPAANIHPMPTDEADPAVAAAKYEKHLQEFFHSSPGEFPSLDVVLLGMGDDAHTASLFPHTAALKVKDKLITVGNKDDNQRLTFTYPFINAARCVMFLATGANKKPALAQVFAPTADDFAYPSRLIQPQGELLWLLDTAAGSDLNKG from the coding sequence ATGAGCAAAAAAGTTGAAGTTCTAACAGATCGAGCTGCCCTAGTTTCGCAAGCGCTAGAATTGATAATATCCAAGATAGAAACTGCCATTGCAGAGCAGGGACGGTTTACTATTGCCCTGGCGGGAGGTAGTACACCCAAACCACTGTATGAGGCAATTGCGTCACGAAACCTGCCTTGGGATAAAATTCACGTGTTTTGGGGAGATGAACGTTACGTTCCGCCCGATCATCCAGATAGCAATCAACTCATGGCACGTCGTGCTTGGTTAGATCGCGTCGAGATTCCGGCAGCTAACATTCACCCCATGCCAACAGATGAAGCCGATCCCGCAGTGGCAGCAGCCAAGTACGAAAAGCATCTGCAAGAATTCTTTCACTCTTCACCCGGAGAGTTTCCTTCTTTGGATGTGGTTTTATTGGGAATGGGAGATGATGCACACACTGCTTCTTTGTTTCCCCATACGGCAGCATTAAAAGTAAAGGACAAGCTGATTACCGTAGGTAACAAAGACGATAACCAACGTCTCACCTTTACTTACCCCTTCATTAACGCTGCTCGTTGCGTTATGTTTTTAGCTACTGGTGCTAATAAAAAACCAGCCCTGGCTCAAGTCTTTGCACCCACTGCAGATGACTTTGCCTACCCATCTCGCCTAATTCAACCTCAAGGAGAACTTTTGTGGTTGTTAGATACAGCCGCAGGTAGTGACCTTAACAAAGGATGA
- a CDS encoding tetratricopeptide repeat protein: MDNNLAIIYLSVLVGLLAFTVVIIFRQIFKTRKREGSLSRLRKKLAQEKGTAQEYYELASIYSEKKVFSQAIALFQKALKAAEEEGEENIAYIYNGLGYAYFAQEQYDLAIRQYKEALRVKPDYVTAFNNLGHSYERKKLNSQALEAYENALKINPNNATAKRRADSLRRLVAA, from the coding sequence ATGGATAACAATCTAGCAATTATTTATCTCTCCGTTTTAGTAGGTCTGCTGGCATTTACAGTTGTCATCATTTTTCGCCAAATCTTTAAAACTCGCAAGCGTGAAGGTTCTCTCTCTCGCCTGCGAAAGAAGCTAGCCCAAGAAAAGGGTACGGCTCAGGAATATTACGAATTAGCAAGTATCTATTCGGAAAAAAAGGTCTTTTCTCAGGCGATCGCCTTGTTTCAAAAAGCACTCAAAGCTGCTGAGGAAGAAGGCGAAGAAAATATTGCTTATATTTACAACGGGTTAGGTTATGCCTACTTTGCCCAAGAACAGTATGACTTAGCGATTCGGCAGTACAAGGAAGCCCTGAGAGTTAAACCTGACTATGTGACAGCGTTTAACAATTTAGGTCATTCATACGAACGTAAAAAATTAAACTCCCAAGCACTGGAAGCTTACGAAAACGCACTAAAAATTAATCCCAACAATGCGACAGCAAAACGCCGTGCTGATTCTTTGCGCCGTTTGGTAGCTGCATAG
- a CDS encoding adenylate kinase family protein — protein MRLVILGGSGSGKSTQAHRLSKYFEVPLVSVGEILRSAIANLTDLGRFAQPYVDMGELVPDEIMIEFISKQLTKHDVDCGWVLEGYPRTAFQAEELDFLLEGLGQKLDWAIYLQVSQAVMVTRSVERSLPDDLPEIVQRRVELFYDRTVPILEYYDRRRRLLTINGDQLPEMVQHSIVSLLCKPS, from the coding sequence GTGAGATTAGTTATACTAGGAGGCTCGGGATCGGGAAAAAGTACTCAAGCACACAGGCTGAGTAAATATTTTGAGGTTCCTTTAGTCTCTGTAGGTGAGATTTTACGCTCTGCGATCGCCAACCTAACAGATTTAGGTCGTTTCGCTCAGCCCTATGTTGACATGGGGGAGCTTGTTCCAGATGAAATAATGATTGAATTTATAAGCAAGCAACTGACAAAACATGATGTAGACTGTGGTTGGGTATTGGAAGGTTACCCCCGTACAGCTTTTCAAGCAGAAGAACTGGATTTTTTACTAGAAGGTTTGGGGCAAAAATTAGACTGGGCGATTTATCTCCAAGTGTCGCAGGCAGTCATGGTAACTCGTTCGGTAGAACGTTCTCTTCCCGATGATTTACCAGAAATTGTACAGCGCCGTGTGGAGTTGTTCTACGATCGCACCGTTCCTATCTTAGAATACTACGATCGCCGCCGTCGATTGTTAACCATTAACGGCGACCAGTTACCAGAAATGGTACAGCACAGCATTGTTTCGCTTTTGTGTAAGCCCTCGTAA
- a CDS encoding FHA domain-containing protein — protein sequence MIVCPNCNHPNPDGAVQCEACYTPLPATTNCPSCGATVQADASFCGQCGYNLRAAAAPAATAPTAVAVTVAPDISEPPPLVVPDPLVQPQPVTVNGSANNNAPNSSPLPPTAVSVAPEFTESQSSEPPTVAAPPPPVTPEPVAAPEPEPVTSAAQPAPPPPVAPAPVPPPPAPAAVPPASRTQLQQVTARLIHVQSDRDVELPLNLSVVHIGKPNDRIPPDIDVSGFPNSEIVSRIHADIRIEGDAYYIEDVGSSNGTYVNNLPLLPGNRHRLRPGDRISLGKGDLVTFLFQIS from the coding sequence ATGATCGTCTGCCCAAATTGCAATCACCCAAACCCAGACGGCGCTGTCCAGTGTGAAGCTTGCTACACCCCTTTACCAGCTACCACTAACTGTCCTAGCTGTGGGGCAACCGTGCAGGCAGACGCGTCTTTCTGCGGTCAATGTGGCTATAACCTGCGAGCTGCTGCTGCCCCTGCTGCCACTGCTCCTACCGCCGTTGCAGTTACCGTCGCTCCTGACATTTCAGAACCACCCCCGTTGGTTGTACCCGATCCGCTAGTACAGCCACAGCCGGTGACTGTAAATGGTTCTGCTAACAATAATGCCCCTAACTCCTCACCGTTACCACCAACAGCGGTTTCAGTAGCCCCAGAATTTACGGAATCCCAAAGCAGCGAGCCACCAACCGTTGCTGCACCACCGCCTCCTGTTACTCCAGAGCCAGTAGCAGCACCAGAACCCGAGCCAGTGACTTCCGCAGCGCAACCAGCACCACCTCCACCAGTGGCACCGGCACCCGTACCGCCACCTCCTGCTCCAGCTGCGGTACCACCTGCTTCAAGGACTCAATTACAGCAAGTGACCGCACGCCTCATCCACGTCCAAAGCGATAGAGATGTTGAGTTACCGCTGAATCTCTCTGTTGTACACATAGGCAAGCCGAACGATCGCATTCCACCGGATATAGATGTATCGGGATTTCCCAATTCTGAGATTGTCTCGCGAATTCATGCTGATATTCGGATTGAGGGAGATGCTTATTATATAGAAGATGTCGGCAGTTCCAACGGCACTTACGTTAATAACTTACCCCTGTTACCCGGAAACCGCCACCGCTTGCGACCTGGCGATCGTATAAGTTTAGGTAAGGGAGATTTAGTGACATTCCTGTTCCAAATCTCTTAG
- a CDS encoding 2-hydroxyacid dehydrogenase, which yields MKVAVFSTKAYDRQFLEAANEQNKHELVFFEPRLDRDTAILAAGFPAVCVFVHDRADAPTLELLASQGTRLIALRCAGFNNVDLKAAAELGMTVVRVPAYSPYAVAEHTVGLILSLNRKIHRAYSRVREGNFSIEGLLGFDLNGRTVGIIGTGKIGQIVGQIMKGFGCHLQAYDVYRNPEVENLGAKYVELSELFANSDIITLHCPLTPQTHHLIDTQSIQQMKPGIMLINTSRGALIDTTAAIEGLKSGKIKYLGIDVYEQESDLFFEDLSDEIIHDDVFQRLITFPNVLITGHQAFFTEEAVRNISETTIANITDFEQGRPCQNEIAAQQKVATKV from the coding sequence ATGAAAGTAGCAGTCTTCAGTACAAAAGCTTACGATCGCCAGTTTTTAGAAGCTGCAAATGAGCAAAATAAACACGAACTGGTTTTCTTTGAACCGCGTCTCGATCGAGATACAGCAATCTTAGCAGCTGGATTTCCTGCGGTTTGCGTATTTGTACACGATCGCGCTGACGCCCCAACTTTAGAACTTCTTGCTTCACAAGGAACTCGCCTGATTGCACTCCGTTGTGCGGGTTTTAATAACGTGGACTTGAAAGCCGCCGCCGAGTTGGGTATGACTGTTGTGCGTGTTCCTGCCTACTCGCCCTATGCAGTAGCAGAACACACTGTTGGATTGATATTAAGCCTCAATCGTAAGATTCATCGCGCTTATAGCCGTGTTAGGGAAGGAAATTTCTCAATTGAAGGGCTTTTGGGATTTGACCTAAACGGGCGTACTGTGGGAATTATTGGGACTGGGAAAATAGGTCAAATTGTGGGACAAATCATGAAAGGGTTTGGCTGTCACCTTCAGGCTTATGACGTTTATCGCAATCCAGAAGTTGAAAACTTAGGAGCTAAATATGTAGAACTATCAGAGTTATTTGCTAATTCCGATATTATTACCTTGCACTGTCCTTTGACACCTCAGACCCATCATTTGATTGATACTCAATCGATACAACAGATGAAGCCGGGGATCATGCTGATCAACACGAGCCGGGGAGCTTTGATTGATACGACAGCAGCGATCGAAGGATTGAAGTCTGGTAAAATTAAGTATCTTGGTATTGATGTTTACGAGCAGGAATCAGACTTATTTTTTGAGGATTTGTCTGATGAAATTATTCACGATGACGTTTTTCAGCGTTTAATAACCTTTCCAAACGTCCTGATTACCGGGCATCAAGCTTTCTTTACAGAAGAAGCAGTCCGTAATATCTCGGAGACCACCATTGCTAATATAACTGATTTTGAACAAGGTCGTCCCTGTCAAAATGAAATAGCTGCTCAACAAAAAGTTGCAACCAAGGTTTAG
- the rph gene encoding ribonuclease PH, translating into MAWQRPDGRQPHQLRPISFQQGFTRYASGSVLTKFGETHVLCTVSVTKGVPRFLEGTGKGWLTAEYRMLPSATHQRQEREFMKLSGRTQEIQRLIGRSLRAALDLEALGERTLTVDADVLQADAGTRTTAVTGGFVALANAISKLLQQGVIERSPLIGQVAAVSVGLLEEEPFLDLDYTEDVAAGVDFNVVMNQNLGIIEIQGTAEEGSFSRQQLGELLNFAEKGIQQLLILQQEAIADWKDIYRGATS; encoded by the coding sequence ATGGCTTGGCAGCGTCCAGACGGTCGGCAACCCCACCAACTACGTCCTATTAGCTTCCAGCAAGGTTTTACCCGTTATGCATCCGGCTCCGTGCTGACAAAATTTGGGGAAACTCACGTACTGTGTACAGTCAGCGTTACTAAAGGAGTTCCGAGATTTCTAGAAGGCACAGGTAAAGGTTGGTTAACTGCTGAGTATCGAATGCTACCATCAGCAACCCATCAGCGACAAGAACGGGAATTTATGAAATTGTCTGGAAGGACACAAGAAATCCAAAGATTGATTGGACGTAGCTTGCGAGCTGCCTTGGATTTAGAAGCCCTAGGAGAACGAACGCTAACAGTGGATGCAGATGTATTGCAGGCAGATGCAGGCACGAGAACAACAGCTGTCACGGGGGGATTTGTGGCTCTAGCAAATGCAATTTCCAAGTTATTGCAGCAGGGAGTTATAGAGCGATCGCCTTTAATCGGACAGGTAGCAGCAGTGTCAGTAGGATTGCTAGAAGAAGAACCATTTTTGGATTTAGATTATACAGAAGATGTTGCGGCTGGAGTCGATTTTAACGTAGTGATGAATCAAAACTTGGGAATTATTGAAATCCAAGGAACTGCTGAAGAGGGCAGTTTCAGTCGCCAGCAACTTGGGGAACTTCTAAATTTTGCCGAAAAAGGAATTCAACAATTGTTAATTTTGCAACAGGAAGCGATCGCTGATTGGAAGGACATCTATCGAGGAGCTACAAGTTAG
- the bchB gene encoding ferredoxin:protochlorophyllide reductase (ATP-dependent) subunit B yields MKLAYWMYAGPAHIGTLRIASSFKNVHAIMHAPLGDDYFNVMRSMLERERNFTPVTASIVDRNVLARGSQEKVVDNITRKDAEEHPDLIVLTPTCTSSILQEDLQNFVERATLETKSDVLLADVNHYRVNEIQAADRTLHQIVQFYIEKARKKGELPQGKTEKPSVNIIGISTLGFHNQHDSTELKRLMADLGIEVNVVIPDGASVHELKNLPRAWFNLVVYRELGILAARYLEEEFGMPYVDITPMGVVETARCIRKIQQVINAQGAGVDYEEYINNQTLYVSQAAWFSRSIDCQNLTGKKAVVFGDNTHAAAITKILAREMGIHVVWAGTYCKYDADWFREQVSEYCDEVIITDDHTEIGNAIARVEPSAIFGTQMERHVGKRLDIPCGVIAAPIHIQNFPIGYKPFVGYEGTNQIADLVYNSFTLGMEDHLLEIFGGHDTKEVITKGISADSDLAWTKEAQAELNKVPGFVRGKVKRNTEKFARERNFNQITVEVMYAAKEAVGA; encoded by the coding sequence ATGAAATTGGCTTACTGGATGTATGCAGGTCCCGCTCACATAGGCACTTTGCGAATCGCCAGTTCCTTCAAAAACGTTCATGCCATTATGCACGCTCCACTGGGCGATGATTACTTCAACGTCATGCGCTCCATGCTCGAACGGGAGAGGAATTTTACCCCGGTGACAGCCAGTATCGTAGACCGTAACGTTTTGGCACGCGGTTCACAAGAAAAAGTGGTGGACAACATCACCCGTAAAGATGCAGAAGAACACCCAGACTTGATCGTGTTGACTCCTACCTGTACTTCTAGCATTTTACAAGAAGATTTACAAAACTTTGTAGAGCGGGCAACGCTGGAAACAAAATCTGACGTGTTGCTAGCAGATGTCAATCACTATCGGGTTAACGAAATCCAGGCTGCCGATCGCACCCTACACCAAATCGTTCAATTCTATATTGAGAAAGCTCGCAAGAAGGGCGAACTCCCACAAGGGAAAACGGAAAAACCCTCTGTCAACATTATTGGTATTTCTACTCTTGGTTTCCACAACCAACATGACTCCACCGAACTGAAGCGGCTGATGGCTGACTTGGGAATTGAGGTGAATGTTGTGATACCAGATGGAGCTTCCGTTCACGAGTTGAAAAATTTGCCTCGCGCCTGGTTTAACCTCGTAGTGTACCGGGAACTAGGTATTCTGGCAGCTCGTTACCTAGAAGAAGAATTTGGGATGCCCTATGTAGATATCACGCCTATGGGGGTTGTAGAAACGGCTCGTTGCATCCGCAAGATTCAACAGGTGATTAACGCTCAAGGTGCCGGTGTTGATTACGAAGAGTATATCAACAACCAAACCCTGTATGTGTCTCAAGCAGCATGGTTCTCTCGTTCTATTGACTGTCAGAACTTAACTGGGAAAAAGGCTGTGGTATTCGGTGACAATACTCATGCAGCAGCCATAACCAAGATTTTGGCACGGGAAATGGGCATTCATGTCGTTTGGGCTGGAACATACTGCAAGTACGATGCTGATTGGTTCCGCGAACAAGTTAGCGAGTACTGTGATGAAGTGATTATTACAGATGACCATACAGAGATAGGAAATGCGATCGCTCGTGTTGAACCCTCTGCAATTTTCGGTACTCAAATGGAGCGCCACGTTGGTAAGCGATTGGATATTCCCTGCGGTGTTATTGCTGCACCCATCCACATCCAGAACTTCCCCATTGGCTACAAACCCTTTGTAGGTTACGAGGGGACAAATCAAATTGCAGATTTGGTATACAATTCCTTCACTTTAGGAATGGAAGACCACTTGTTAGAAATCTTTGGTGGACACGATACCAAAGAAGTTATTACAAAGGGTATTTCTGCTGATTCTGACTTAGCTTGGACTAAGGAAGCTCAGGCAGAATTAAACAAAGTCCCTGGTTTTGTACGCGGGAAAGTGAAGCGCAATACAGAAAAATTTGCTCGCGAACGCAATTTCAATCAAATTACTGTGGAAGTTATGTACGCTGCTAAGGAAGCTGTTGGGGCATAA